From the genome of Thermoplasmata archaeon, one region includes:
- a CDS encoding MFS transporter gives METHSGGDARANHISHRRPRRPLEVGSLKRSPLLVVLFTVFVDLIGFGIIIPLLPFYTEQVGGGPAILGLLIAAFFAMQFVFSPILGRLSDRVGRRPVLLGSLVLSTAGHLTLSFANSLVLLFTARILAGVASGNLSVAQAYVADRTTPQERPRGMGLIGAAFGVGFAVGPVIGGTFAPLGLAAPALAAAALAASNFGLAALLLPESLTPDMRRRNGTRRRTSFRDAIRRPAIRALLITFILVSFAFSGIPVAFPSLGIAYFGLGTTELALIFVYIGVIQIVVGTAAGRLARRAGEERLVATGTVAMMAGLAAVPWIANVNAYVLLTGVVATGVAIAFPLVPSLVSKRTPPHEQGAILGITQSLGSLARVPGPLVAGVLFEQVNTAAPFLLGAGLMAIGFAMTLLVYRESRNQAAIRAAVGPADES, from the coding sequence TTGGAGACGCATTCGGGAGGGGACGCCAGGGCCAATCATATATCCCACCGACGTCCTCGACGGCCTCTCGAGGTTGGGTCTCTGAAGCGCTCTCCGCTGCTCGTCGTGCTGTTCACGGTCTTCGTCGACCTCATCGGCTTCGGGATCATCATTCCCCTCCTGCCGTTCTACACGGAGCAAGTCGGAGGTGGTCCGGCGATCCTCGGGCTCCTCATCGCCGCGTTCTTCGCGATGCAATTCGTCTTCTCGCCGATTCTCGGGCGGCTCAGCGACCGCGTGGGCCGGCGGCCGGTCCTCCTCGGAAGCCTCGTGCTCTCGACCGCGGGTCACCTCACGCTATCCTTCGCGAACTCCCTCGTGCTGCTCTTCACGGCGCGAATTCTGGCGGGCGTTGCGTCCGGGAACCTTTCCGTTGCACAGGCGTACGTCGCGGACCGCACGACGCCCCAGGAGCGGCCGCGGGGCATGGGATTGATCGGCGCGGCCTTCGGCGTCGGGTTCGCGGTCGGGCCGGTCATCGGCGGGACCTTCGCTCCACTTGGCCTTGCGGCGCCCGCGCTCGCCGCGGCCGCCCTCGCGGCATCGAACTTCGGCCTCGCGGCCCTCCTCCTTCCGGAGTCCCTGACGCCGGATATGCGGCGTCGGAACGGGACGCGCCGGCGGACGAGCTTCCGCGATGCGATCCGGCGGCCCGCCATCCGTGCGCTCCTGATCACGTTCATCCTCGTGTCGTTCGCATTCAGCGGGATCCCCGTCGCGTTCCCGAGTCTCGGGATCGCGTACTTCGGGCTGGGCACGACGGAACTCGCGTTGATCTTCGTGTACATCGGCGTGATCCAGATCGTCGTCGGGACCGCGGCGGGCCGCCTCGCCCGCCGTGCAGGGGAAGAGCGGCTCGTGGCCACGGGGACGGTCGCGATGATGGCAGGCCTGGCCGCCGTGCCGTGGATCGCCAACGTCAACGCGTACGTCCTCCTGACCGGCGTCGTCGCGACGGGAGTCGCCATCGCATTCCCACTCGTCCCCAGTCTCGTCTCGAAGCGAACGCCTCCGCACGAGCAGGGCGCGATCCTTGGGATTACCCAGTCGCTCGGCAGCCTCGCGCGCGTCCCGGGTCCCTTGGTCGCGGGCGTCCTGTTCGAACAGGTGAACACGGCCGCGCCGTTCCTCCTCGGCGCAGGCCTCATGGCGATCGGGTTCGCGATGACGCTCTTGGTGTACCGCGAGAGCCGGAATCAGGCCGCGATTCGGGCCGCGGTCGGTCCCGCGGATGAGTCGTAG
- a CDS encoding threonine/serine dehydratase, whose amino-acid sequence MPSEKSITTLKKISIRDIEAARKRLAGLVLRTPVIRLDVEDAPAEIHLKLENLQPTGSFKVRGAGNAISLLTPTDRKRGVYTCSAGNMAQALAWHARRLGIPCTVIVPDTAPQTKLAGIRRFGAEIVQLSWDEVWKIGITRVYEPLKDMVFVHPFSEFGMIAGNGTIGLEILEDLPTVDAVVVPYGGGGLIGGIATAIKARQPRTKVYACEPETAAPLAASFAAGSPQEFKRIPSFVDGSGASSVLPEMWELNRPLLAGSIVVSLREVASAIKLLVERHHVVSEGAGGSSVAAALTGKAGSGRVVAVVSGGNIDPAKLTTILDGRVP is encoded by the coding sequence ATGCCGTCAGAGAAGTCGATCACGACCTTGAAGAAAATCTCGATCCGCGACATCGAAGCCGCGAGGAAGCGGCTCGCCGGTCTCGTCCTCCGCACGCCGGTGATCCGGCTCGACGTGGAGGACGCACCCGCCGAAATCCACCTCAAGCTCGAGAACCTCCAGCCGACCGGATCGTTCAAGGTCCGCGGCGCGGGGAACGCGATTTCCCTTCTTACTCCGACGGACCGGAAACGGGGCGTGTACACCTGCAGCGCCGGGAACATGGCGCAGGCTCTCGCGTGGCACGCCCGGCGCCTCGGCATTCCGTGCACGGTCATCGTGCCCGACACCGCGCCGCAGACGAAACTCGCCGGCATTCGGCGGTTCGGCGCAGAGATCGTGCAGCTCTCCTGGGACGAGGTCTGGAAGATCGGGATCACCCGCGTCTACGAACCGCTGAAGGACATGGTCTTCGTCCATCCGTTCAGCGAGTTCGGCATGATCGCGGGCAACGGGACGATCGGCCTCGAGATTCTCGAAGACCTCCCGACGGTCGATGCGGTCGTCGTCCCCTACGGCGGCGGCGGACTGATCGGCGGCATCGCGACGGCGATCAAGGCGCGGCAGCCGAGGACGAAAGTGTACGCATGCGAACCGGAAACGGCCGCGCCGCTCGCGGCCTCCTTCGCGGCGGGCTCTCCGCAAGAGTTCAAGCGGATCCCGAGTTTCGTAGACGGCTCCGGCGCGAGCAGCGTGCTCCCGGAGATGTGGGAATTGAATCGCCCGCTGCTGGCCGGTTCGATCGTCGTCTCCCTCCGCGAGGTCGCGTCCGCGATCAAGCTTCTCGTGGAGAGGCATCACGTCGTCTCGGAAGGTGCGGGCGGCAGTTCCGTCGCGGCCGCGCTCACCGGCAAGGCCGGAAGCGGGCGAGTCGTGGCGGTGGTATCCGGCGGCAACATCGATCCCGCGAAGCTGACGACGATCCTGGACGGCCGGGTCCCGTGA
- a CDS encoding methylated-DNA--[protein]-cysteine S-methyltransferase: protein MLHVTFATRTHGPLQELTERRGRLTIEAYPLGRYLLLRGLGDVDGLEDAPEIVASGRKVLHASRTNGERTLLLDGHAGDEEVIARLADQDVHVLPPILWRRGEAQLSLLVDEATDLVTLQARFPQARLVSKRTRKEAAKVALASPLFLPEMTEKQARALLAASDAGYYEFPRNATTEEVSTSLGVARSTFEQHLNRAEHHVVRAMLPMVRMRAGLPQDEALEVYSRFSRELGLYVRLEVLGDDVAAVSLSKEPIPASAGADHPYLARILEHIRTGEDDLRDIPLQLELSPFEREVLELLRTIPPGATITYGEIAKRLGHPNAARAVGNAVARNPALIVIPCHRVVPVSGRLGNYSGEGGPETKRRLLEREGARLAVPGVPRNPIKDAVRPRPLARSGT, encoded by the coding sequence GTGTTGCATGTGACCTTCGCGACCCGAACGCACGGACCGCTGCAAGAACTAACGGAGCGGCGCGGGCGACTCACGATCGAGGCGTATCCGCTCGGTCGGTACCTCCTGCTGCGCGGACTCGGAGACGTCGATGGCCTCGAGGACGCGCCGGAGATCGTCGCCTCCGGTCGGAAGGTCCTCCACGCGTCCCGCACGAACGGGGAACGCACTCTCCTCCTCGACGGCCACGCGGGAGACGAGGAGGTCATCGCGCGCCTCGCCGACCAGGACGTCCACGTCCTACCGCCGATCCTCTGGCGCCGGGGCGAGGCCCAGCTTTCGCTCCTCGTCGACGAGGCGACGGACCTCGTCACCCTCCAGGCGCGCTTCCCGCAAGCCCGGCTCGTGTCGAAGCGCACTCGAAAGGAAGCAGCGAAGGTCGCGTTGGCGTCGCCGCTCTTCCTCCCGGAGATGACGGAGAAGCAGGCCCGCGCGCTCCTCGCGGCGTCCGACGCCGGCTACTACGAGTTCCCGCGCAACGCGACCACGGAAGAGGTGAGTACGTCCCTGGGCGTCGCGCGCAGCACGTTCGAGCAACACCTGAACCGCGCCGAACATCACGTCGTGAGGGCGATGCTCCCGATGGTGCGGATGCGGGCCGGCCTCCCGCAGGACGAAGCCCTCGAGGTCTACTCGCGATTCAGCCGCGAGCTGGGGCTCTACGTCCGACTCGAGGTCCTCGGGGACGACGTGGCGGCCGTGTCGCTTTCCAAGGAACCGATCCCCGCCTCCGCGGGCGCGGACCATCCATACCTCGCGCGGATCCTCGAGCACATCCGAACGGGGGAGGACGACCTGCGAGACATCCCGCTGCAGTTGGAGCTCTCGCCGTTCGAGCGGGAGGTCCTCGAACTCCTGCGGACGATCCCGCCCGGCGCGACGATCACGTACGGTGAGATCGCGAAGCGGCTCGGGCACCCGAACGCCGCCCGCGCGGTCGGCAACGCGGTCGCCAGGAACCCCGCGCTCATCGTGATCCCGTGCCACCGCGTCGTGCCCGTGTCCGGCCGGCTCGGGAACTACTCGGGTGAAGGCGGCCCGGAGACGAAACGGCGGCTCCTGGAGCGCGAGGGAGCCCGGCTCGCAGTCCCCGGCGTCCCGCGAAATCCGATCAAGGACGCCGTCCGACCGCGGCCGCTCGCCCGATCCGGGACCTGA
- a CDS encoding zinc ribbon domain-containing protein — protein sequence MAQQCPKCGTDNRDESRFCLYCGASLPGPTPEDAPRPAVTAPMSSSPPIRVDPPPALREHMPDFVGLLGFAFFLVVLGVVFYLNQNLFADLRAWWDQTVAGQLRPPERIISSAIAFWGLIGAADLVVAALRWTIRRTKIHTLGAALGGIGMIAFAYFLYRYSVRELSGSQVVSFEAAVIGILLFVYIGLGLHWTRAKRRLAYEATELSPR from the coding sequence ATGGCCCAGCAGTGCCCGAAGTGCGGTACGGACAACCGCGACGAATCACGTTTCTGCCTGTATTGCGGCGCGTCGCTCCCGGGCCCGACCCCCGAGGACGCACCACGGCCCGCTGTCACCGCGCCGATGAGCTCGTCCCCGCCGATCCGCGTGGACCCTCCGCCGGCCCTGCGCGAGCACATGCCTGATTTCGTCGGTCTCCTCGGGTTCGCGTTCTTCCTCGTCGTCCTCGGCGTCGTCTTCTACCTGAATCAGAATCTCTTCGCGGACCTTCGAGCGTGGTGGGACCAGACCGTCGCGGGCCAACTCCGGCCTCCGGAGAGGATCATCTCGTCCGCGATCGCGTTCTGGGGGTTGATCGGCGCTGCCGACCTCGTCGTCGCGGCGTTGCGGTGGACGATCCGGCGCACGAAAATCCACACACTGGGCGCGGCCCTTGGAGGCATCGGAATGATCGCGTTCGCGTACTTCCTCTACCGCTACTCCGTGCGCGAACTCAGTGGCTCCCAAGTCGTTTCGTTCGAGGCGGCGGTGATCGGAATCCTGCTGTTCGTCTACATCGGACTCGGGCTGCACTGGACGCGCGCGAAGCGCCGCCTCGCCTACGAGGCCACGGAACTCTCGCCGCGATAG
- a CDS encoding TIGR02453 family protein, with product MAERVRYFTSEFMEFFRELGKNNNKPWFTANKERYEKVVQEPAVRFIKDASARLQRLSPYLVGDARPFGGSLSRIYRDIRFSPDKRPYKTHVGIHFWHAKAVGPEHMTPGFFLHLGPGESAAYSGVWHPEPPTLAKIRGRILDEPDRWKDVLRSKVRLEGESLKRPPSGIDPNHPLIQDLRRKDFVGARPFRDPEVTSDRFFDSFIEACTSMDSLNRFLAGALGLPW from the coding sequence ATGGCCGAACGCGTGCGGTACTTCACGTCGGAATTCATGGAATTCTTCCGCGAGCTGGGAAAGAACAACAACAAACCGTGGTTCACGGCGAACAAGGAGCGGTATGAGAAGGTCGTCCAGGAGCCCGCAGTCCGATTCATCAAGGATGCCAGCGCGCGTTTGCAGAGGCTCAGCCCGTACCTCGTCGGCGACGCGCGGCCGTTCGGTGGATCTCTCTCGCGGATCTATCGGGATATCCGTTTCTCCCCGGACAAGCGCCCGTACAAGACGCACGTCGGGATCCACTTCTGGCACGCGAAGGCGGTGGGACCCGAGCACATGACGCCCGGATTCTTCCTGCACCTGGGACCCGGCGAGAGCGCCGCTTACTCCGGCGTATGGCATCCGGAACCGCCGACGCTCGCGAAGATCCGAGGCCGCATCCTCGACGAGCCGGACCGCTGGAAGGACGTCCTCCGGAGCAAGGTGCGACTCGAGGGCGAATCGCTGAAGCGACCGCCGTCGGGCATCGACCCGAACCATCCTCTCATCCAGGACCTTCGCCGGAAGGATTTCGTGGGGGCGCGCCCGTTCCGAGATCCCGAGGTCACGAGCGATCGTTTCTTCGATTCGTTCATCGAGGCGTGCACGTCCATGGATTCGCTCAACCGGTTCCTCGCGGGAGCGTTGGGGCTTCCCTGGTAG
- a CDS encoding roadblock/LC7 domain-containing protein gives MAAQMTRAKADDPLQMLVVSPPEGVAERLRAALAPIRQVPGFVSAVVTRRDGLVIHHTFKTARDAAGLSAMAAAMIGAARSTGLELRKGLPEYGFFRFQEGVLLIRDAGPAALLACLLETDANIGYAIAKLTRVSQLVQETLEEL, from the coding sequence ATGGCCGCGCAGATGACACGGGCCAAAGCCGACGACCCGCTCCAAATGCTCGTCGTCTCCCCCCCGGAGGGCGTCGCCGAACGCCTGCGCGCCGCCCTCGCACCGATTCGACAGGTCCCCGGGTTCGTCTCCGCCGTCGTCACGCGCCGAGACGGCCTTGTGATCCATCACACCTTCAAGACGGCACGCGACGCCGCCGGCCTGAGCGCCATGGCCGCCGCGATGATCGGCGCCGCGCGCTCGACCGGCCTGGAACTCCGCAAGGGCTTGCCGGAATACGGGTTCTTCCGATTCCAAGAGGGCGTCCTCCTGATTCGAGACGCCGGGCCCGCGGCGCTCCTCGCCTGTTTGCTCGAGACGGATGCGAACATCGGCTATGCGATCGCCAAACTCACGCGCGTTTCCCAGCTCGTGCAAGAGACGCTTGAGGAACTCTGA
- a CDS encoding 4-vinyl reductase encodes MIHRFTLSDEQSRAEFQQVSKDLLEHNATQGVNYWAGSPFPTMLIWAGRVFDFLRVMEEIVGFYPARRQSYLVGYRSGSDGAAVTQSLLKSTPDKAERARLLGRGNSILAGAGWGRCAIEYDEDAKKVRWEFPEGTAIGLAAHLEGVRGKPACPFMAGFVAGWTNRSLGTQLEFDETACVGRGDKHCIFESVEFLRPKDEYIE; translated from the coding sequence ATGATCCACCGATTCACGTTGTCGGACGAACAGAGCCGCGCGGAATTCCAGCAGGTCTCGAAGGACCTCCTCGAGCACAACGCGACCCAGGGCGTGAACTACTGGGCCGGCTCGCCATTCCCGACGATGCTCATCTGGGCCGGCCGGGTCTTCGACTTCCTCCGCGTGATGGAGGAGATCGTCGGATTCTATCCGGCGCGGCGGCAGAGCTACCTCGTCGGGTACCGCTCGGGAAGCGACGGCGCCGCGGTCACCCAGTCGCTCCTGAAGTCGACCCCGGACAAGGCGGAGCGGGCTCGGCTCCTGGGCCGGGGCAACTCGATCCTCGCAGGGGCCGGATGGGGCCGGTGCGCGATCGAGTACGACGAGGACGCGAAGAAGGTGCGATGGGAATTCCCCGAGGGCACGGCGATCGGACTCGCCGCCCACCTCGAAGGGGTCCGCGGCAAGCCGGCGTGTCCGTTCATGGCGGGATTCGTGGCCGGCTGGACGAACCGCTCCCTTGGGACCCAGTTGGAGTTCGACGAGACGGCGTGTGTCGGGCGGGGGGACAAGCACTGCATATTCGAATCAGTCGAATTCCTGCGGCCGAAAGACGAGTACATCGAGTGA
- a CDS encoding Zn-ribbon domain-containing OB-fold protein: protein MSIPRFWREVPSRYNLIGTKCGHCGKVDFPPRAVCPDCGRKSVGRMQRVKLTGRGTVVTYTVIHDAPAQFELQKPYVMAIVEMEEGVRLTSQVIDAKLEDVKIGMKVQASFRKLGQEGEAGVIHYGYKFRPLG from the coding sequence ATGTCCATCCCTCGGTTCTGGCGTGAAGTCCCGAGCCGCTACAACCTGATCGGCACGAAATGCGGGCATTGCGGGAAGGTCGACTTCCCTCCCCGGGCCGTGTGCCCGGATTGCGGCCGCAAGTCCGTCGGACGGATGCAGCGGGTCAAGCTGACGGGCCGAGGGACCGTCGTCACGTACACCGTGATTCACGACGCGCCGGCGCAGTTCGAGCTGCAGAAGCCGTACGTGATGGCGATCGTCGAGATGGAAGAGGGCGTACGGCTCACGTCCCAGGTGATCGACGCGAAACTCGAGGACGTCAAGATCGGGATGAAGGTCCAGGCGTCGTTCCGGAAGCTCGGTCAGGAAGGCGAGGCCGGCGTGATCCACTACGGATACAAGTTCCGGCCCCTGGGCTGA
- a CDS encoding thiolase domain-containing protein, with protein MRGVAVIGVGETEFGELWDRSFRDLGIEAGLKAIQDAKLRSEDIDAVYIGNMSAGKFIDQEHVSALVADYSGLADRHLPTVRVEGGGACGAIALFQARLAIASGMYDIVVVGGAEKMTDVGEVQAAEILSSTADQEWESVFGATFAGLYAMMARRHMYDYGTTREHMASVAVKNHKNGALNPEAQFQKEITMDAVLQSPWVAEPLGLFDCAPLSDGAAAVVLCAAEKARKFTDTPIVLRGSGQASDFLALHDRRDLTTMDATVVAGKRAFDQAKLTPKDIQVAEVHDNFTISEILAIEDLRFVEKGKGGPATMDGVTALNGKVSVNTSGGLKARGQPVGATGVAQAVEIVHQLRGEAGKRQVVGARRGLTHTLGGTGATAVVHLFERGD; from the coding sequence GTGCGGGGCGTCGCCGTCATCGGCGTCGGCGAGACGGAATTCGGCGAGCTGTGGGACCGTTCCTTCCGAGACCTGGGGATCGAGGCGGGCCTGAAGGCGATCCAGGACGCGAAGCTCCGCTCGGAGGACATCGACGCCGTGTACATTGGCAACATGTCCGCGGGGAAGTTCATCGACCAGGAGCACGTGTCCGCCCTCGTCGCGGACTACTCGGGCCTCGCGGACCGGCACCTCCCGACCGTGCGCGTCGAGGGAGGCGGGGCGTGCGGGGCCATCGCGCTCTTCCAAGCGCGCCTCGCGATTGCGTCGGGCATGTACGACATTGTCGTGGTGGGGGGCGCGGAGAAGATGACGGACGTCGGGGAGGTCCAGGCCGCGGAGATCCTGTCGTCGACCGCGGACCAAGAGTGGGAGAGCGTCTTCGGCGCGACGTTCGCCGGGCTGTACGCGATGATGGCCCGCCGCCACATGTACGACTACGGCACGACGCGCGAGCACATGGCCTCCGTCGCGGTGAAGAATCACAAGAACGGCGCGCTCAACCCGGAAGCGCAGTTCCAGAAGGAGATCACGATGGACGCCGTCCTGCAGAGCCCCTGGGTCGCGGAGCCGCTCGGGCTGTTCGACTGCGCCCCGCTCAGCGACGGCGCCGCGGCGGTCGTGCTGTGCGCGGCGGAGAAGGCCCGCAAGTTCACCGACACGCCGATCGTCCTACGCGGGTCCGGGCAGGCGAGCGACTTCCTCGCCCTCCATGACCGGCGGGACCTGACGACGATGGACGCGACCGTCGTCGCGGGCAAGCGGGCGTTCGATCAGGCGAAGCTCACGCCGAAGGACATCCAAGTCGCGGAGGTCCACGACAATTTCACGATATCGGAGATCCTCGCGATCGAGGACCTGCGGTTCGTCGAAAAGGGGAAGGGCGGCCCCGCGACCATGGACGGCGTCACGGCGCTGAACGGCAAGGTTTCCGTGAACACGTCGGGCGGATTGAAGGCGCGCGGCCAGCCGGTCGGCGCGACGGGAGTCGCGCAGGCCGTCGAGATCGTCCACCAGCTGCGCGGCGAGGCGGGCAAGAGGCAGGTCGTCGGGGCGCGTCGCGGCCTCACGCACACTCTGGGCGGCACCGGCGCCACGGCGGTCGTCCACCTCTTCGAGCGAGGGGACTGA
- a CDS encoding hydroxymethylglutaryl-CoA synthase yields the protein MKAGIVSYGAYIPRFRIRPKDIGAVWGADGEAMGRGLNIRAKSVPGPDEDVITISVEASRACMAKVDIDPTEIGAIYVGSESHPYAVKPTATIVAEAIGSAPVLTAADFEFACKAGTAAMQTTMGLTLSKMMKYGLAVGSDTSQGAPGDALEYSASAGGAAFLIGTDRTIADIDHTVSYTTDTPDFWRREGQRYPSHGGRFTGEPAYFKHVMSCAQLLFKRAGTTAEDYDYAVFHQPNGKFPVRVAKQLGFKDAQIDAGLCVREIGNTYSGAIMVGLCAILDEAESGDRIFAVGYGSGAGSDGFDITVTDEIARIRREATPTVKAQIEDHVFIEYSTYAKYRGKILMREA from the coding sequence ATGAAGGCGGGCATCGTCAGCTACGGCGCGTACATCCCGCGCTTCCGGATTCGGCCGAAGGACATCGGGGCGGTGTGGGGCGCCGACGGCGAGGCGATGGGCCGCGGGCTCAACATCCGCGCGAAGAGCGTGCCCGGCCCGGACGAGGACGTCATCACGATCTCCGTCGAGGCCTCGCGGGCGTGCATGGCGAAGGTGGACATCGACCCCACGGAGATCGGCGCCATTTACGTCGGGTCGGAATCGCATCCGTACGCCGTCAAGCCGACGGCCACGATCGTCGCCGAGGCGATCGGTTCCGCCCCCGTCCTGACGGCGGCCGATTTCGAGTTCGCGTGCAAGGCCGGGACCGCCGCGATGCAGACGACGATGGGCCTCACCCTCTCGAAGATGATGAAGTACGGGCTGGCGGTCGGCTCCGACACAAGCCAAGGCGCGCCGGGCGATGCGCTCGAATACAGCGCGTCCGCCGGCGGCGCGGCGTTCCTGATCGGCACGGACCGGACGATCGCGGACATCGATCACACGGTCTCGTACACGACCGACACGCCGGACTTCTGGAGGCGGGAGGGCCAGCGATATCCGAGCCACGGCGGCCGGTTCACCGGCGAACCCGCGTACTTCAAGCACGTGATGAGCTGCGCGCAGCTCCTCTTCAAGCGGGCCGGCACGACGGCCGAGGACTACGACTACGCCGTGTTCCACCAGCCGAACGGGAAGTTCCCGGTCCGCGTGGCGAAGCAACTCGGCTTCAAGGACGCCCAGATCGACGCGGGCCTGTGCGTGCGGGAAATCGGGAACACGTACAGCGGAGCGATCATGGTCGGCCTCTGTGCCATCTTGGACGAGGCCGAATCCGGCGACCGCATCTTTGCCGTCGGATACGGGAGCGGCGCCGGCTCCGACGGGTTCGATATCACGGTGACGGACGAGATCGCGCGCATCCGGCGGGAGGCGACGCCGACGGTCAAGGCGCAGATCGAGGACCACGTGTTCATCGAGTACTCGACGTACGCGAAGTACCGCGGCAAGATCCTGATGCGGGAGGCATGA
- a CDS encoding helix-turn-helix domain-containing protein codes for MQFPLREKIAGEIALSDQPGKTMRKWREELHISQTDLANHMRVSPSVISDYEAGRRESPGIKTIRRLVEALLDIDQQSGQRLSKRFQEYSDVIPSMRDWAVGVRAADFLRKIDGKLLTQKLNTRRLVNGYTVIHSIKAITTLDASDALRIYGASSERALLFTEVKYGRSPMIAIKAHPLKPAMVVYVQPENIDELAVRLAELENIILARTDLDQPELISRLERIA; via the coding sequence ATGCAGTTCCCGCTCCGCGAGAAGATCGCGGGCGAGATCGCCTTGTCGGACCAGCCGGGCAAGACGATGCGGAAGTGGCGCGAGGAGCTGCACATCTCTCAGACGGATCTAGCGAACCACATGCGCGTCTCGCCCAGCGTCATCAGCGACTACGAGGCGGGACGGCGGGAGTCTCCCGGGATCAAGACGATCCGCCGGCTCGTCGAGGCCCTCCTGGACATCGACCAGCAGTCGGGGCAGCGGCTCTCGAAGCGCTTCCAGGAATATTCCGACGTCATCCCGTCGATGCGGGACTGGGCCGTCGGCGTGCGCGCCGCGGACTTCCTCCGCAAGATCGACGGCAAGCTCCTCACGCAGAAACTGAACACTCGGCGGCTCGTGAACGGGTATACGGTCATCCACTCGATCAAGGCGATCACGACCCTCGACGCGAGCGACGCGCTGCGCATCTACGGGGCGTCGAGCGAGAGGGCGCTGCTCTTCACTGAGGTCAAATACGGGCGATCGCCGATGATCGCGATCAAGGCCCATCCGCTGAAGCCGGCGATGGTCGTCTACGTCCAGCCGGAGAACATCGACGAACTCGCGGTCCGGCTCGCGGAGCTGGAGAACATCATCCTCGCCCGGACGGACCTCGATCAGCCCGAGCTGATCTCGAGACTGGAGCGGATCGCATGA
- a CDS encoding DUF4287 domain-containing protein, with translation MTFQAYLDNIKAKTGKTPEDFMKLAKKKGLFRPDMKAGELVAWLKKDFGLGQGHSMALWAVFKDEGWVEGPRKKT, from the coding sequence ATGACCTTTCAAGCATATCTCGACAACATCAAAGCCAAGACCGGCAAGACACCGGAGGATTTCATGAAGCTCGCCAAGAAGAAGGGCCTGTTCCGGCCAGACATGAAGGCGGGGGAACTTGTCGCATGGCTCAAGAAGGATTTTGGCCTCGGTCAAGGCCACTCGATGGCCCTCTGGGCCGTCTTCAAGGACGAAGGATGGGTCGAAGGTCCGCGGAAGAAGACCTGA